TATGCAATATCCAGCCGCGTACGAGACCTCTGCCCAGAACTTAACCAATCAAGCATTTCTAGCCGTTCGGCCTTCGGCAGGCTCTTCACCCGTTCAAGTACTGCAATCGGGTCTGCGACACCTCCGGTATCGGCGCGCGCGCTTTCGTTGCAGCGGCGACATTCGGTTTGAAGGTTGCTTAGCTCGTTGGACCCACCGTGTAAGTTCGCACGAATATGACCAGCAGTGAGTACGACAGTGCCGCCGTCCTCGTATTTCTCGTTGGAACCTAATCCACAGATCACGCACCGTCCGCCATCTCGCTCAAACACTTGTCGGCGGACTTTAGTTGACACTCTCTGTTGCTTGGGCCTTTTGCCTTCTCCAGGCCACCAGCCGTATGCAAGTAGCACGCATTCATCTCCGAGGGCAGGGTCTTCCTTGGAAGAGAGGTATTTCCAGTTGAAGTCCTCACGGAGCTCGCGCTGCCGTCTCTGAAAATGTTCATCAGACACACCCAGAGCTTCGCGCATGGCCTTGGTCGTAAATCGTTCGTTCAAGCCAACATTCCACCGCAGCCACGATGCCATTCGCGGGGCACTCCCATCTGCGCCTCTTGGGCCATCACCAAACTCGCGATCCCACCAAAGGCGACCATCCTTGGGACAATATGCCAAGAATGGATACGTCAGTCTCTCCATAAAGCCATAATAACCACAGTTATACCGAAGAACGTTTACTAGCCCATTTCGCCGATCATCTGCTCGATCTCAGTGAGTTGGAGGCAAATTGCTCAAGACGGCTCTCAAATTGGTTTAAGGCAATCTAGGTAATCCCCGCCTAGGAGCTGGACCCTTCAGAGGTTTCGAACGCTTGGACGGAGAGTGGACTTCGACCACCTAGCCCTTCCGTACGGTCTCCCGCAGCACCTGGTCCGTGTCCTTTCCCAGCTGCGGCGCGGGCACAGCATCTAGCACCGGCGTTCCGCCGAACTGCAACGGCACACGCGGGGCGAGTACACGGCCGACGCCTGGCTGGTCAATCTCGGTGAGCATCGGGTTCTCCGTCGAACACCGCGGGTCTGAGTTTACGAGTTCCTCGAACGTCTGGAACCCGCCGACGAGTACCCCTGCCTCTGCGAGCAACCTCGTCGCATCCTCGGAACTGTGCTTGGCGAACCAGGGACGCACCACCGCATCAATGGCCTCTCGAGCCTCGAACCGGCCGTCCTCGGTGTTCAGGTCGACGTCGAGCAGTGGTCCGATCATCTCGAGCTTCTCGGACAGACCTGTCGCTTTGCCCAGGCCCCGCCAGTGCTTGTTCGAAATGACGACGACCATCACCTGACGGCCGTCCGCGCATTCGAACGACTGCCCGTAGGCACCGTAAAGCCCATTGCCCAGGGCTCCACGCGTCGATCCCGTCGACTGCACCTCGGCAATATAACCGAGGTTGCCGACGGTGGCGAGCATGACGTCCGAGAGCGCCAAGGTGATCTCCTGGCCCTTGCCCGAGGAACGACGATCCAGCTCGGCAGCCATGATCCCGTTGGAAATATAGAGCCCCGCGGCCACGTCCCATGCCGGCACCGCATTGTTGACCGGGCGCTCGTCGTCACCGGTGATGATCGGGAATCCGCTGGCCGCGTTGACCGTGTAATCGACTGCCGGGGAACCGTCGTGCCACCCGCCCAGGCGGAGCATTAAAAGGTCCTCGCGATGCTGCTTGAGATTCTCATAACTCAACCACCCCCGCGCCGGCAGATTCGTAATGAGCGTCCCCGCCTCGGCAATCAGCTGGGTAGCGATCTTCTGCCCTTCCTCGGACTTGAGGTCGAGCGTGACCGAGCGCTTCCCCTTGTTCAGGGACGCCCAGTAGATGCTCGTCCCGTCATCGCTGATCGGCCACCGATTCGCATCGATATTCCCACCGATCGGGTCAATGCGGATGACGTCGGCGCCGAGCTGAGCCAAGGTCATCGACCCCAGTGGGGCTGCAACGAACGCGGAGATCTCAACAACTTTGAGGCCGGTCAGCGGTGCGGGGCGGGTGTCGGTCATGATGGTTCTCCTCAGTTCTTCGTCGTCACTGTGGCGGCGATCGCGGTCTTCCCACCTGGGGCGACTGCCTGCAACTCGTGTACTCTATCCTCGCTCTCGCGCCCGACGAGGTGGATCTGTTCGTTCGCGAACAACGGGGACTTCGCGGTAAATCGATACTCGGTCACAGCCACCTCTGGGTGGGTGGACATGAACGCGTCCAACAGCAGGGTCGCGGTCAACGGTCCGTGCGTGACGAGGCCGGGGTAGCCTTCGACCCCGGTGACGTACGGGTGGTCGTAATGGATGCGGTGGGAGTTGAACGTCAGCGCCGAGTAGCGGAACAGCATGACCTCATTCGGCCTGACTGAGCGCGACCAGTCCCACCCGTCCGGGGCATCCGAGTCCGCCCTCGGCGGCCGTGCTGCCGACCCTTCCGGCGCCGAGGTCGCTTCCCGGTAGACGATCGTGTGCCGATCCGTCGTCGCCGGAGTCCCGTCCGCGGTAATCTCGTGGCGGAGCACGACGAAGCACAACGGTCCGGTGCTCCCCGTCTTCTCCGTGATCGACTCGATCGTCGTCGTCCGCACGATCGCTTGACCAGGTCGGATCGGGGCATGGAACTCAAGCTTGCTGCCCGCCCACATCCTCCGCGGCAGGGGCACCGGCGGCATGAACCCACCAAGCGCCGCATGCCCGTCAGCTCCGAGCTCGCTCATCGGCACATCATCTTCGGGGAAGTGCAGCCAATGCCCCAATGGGAAAAGCGGTGCAGCCGGGTCACCGTCGTGACCGAGTAAGGTCGCCAGGCGTGCGGCCTGCTGCCCGTCGGCGGTCTCGGTCGCGGTGGCGCTGCGGCCGACCCAGTCCTGGAGATTCGTCTCACTCATCGCAGTCATCTTCCTATCGGTAGTTCGTGAAGTATGCCCCAATTGCTACGTGACGGCGGCGTAGATACCTGGCGCCAGGTTGCTGGCCCGCCGTCGGGTAGAAATTCAGCGGCCGAGGAGTTCGTCGGAGATGATGCGCATCTGGATCTCAGACGAGCCCTCGAAGATCTTCGTCAGGCGAGCATCTCTCCAGTGGCGTTCGACGGCGAAGTCTTTCGTGTACCCGGCACCACCATGGATCTGCAGAGCCTCGGAGGTGACCTTCTCGCTCATCTCCCCGGCCAAGTACTTCACCATCGCCGCCTCCTTGTCACAGCGACGACCCGAGTCGATCTCCGTGCACACGTGGTACATCAGCTGCCGGCATGCCTCGATCTGAGCGGCCATGTCCGCGACCTTGAAACGCAGATGCTGGAAATCCGCCAACGGATGGCCGAACTGCTCGCGTTCCTTCAAATATTTGATTGAGTCCTCAAGAGCCGCCTGCGCCAGACCGATCGACCTAGCCGCCGTATGGGCGCGGCCCACTTCGAGACCGGACACCGCCTGGTAGAAACCGCGGCCTTCCTCACCGAGAAGGGAATCGGCTGGCAGGACGAAGTTGTCGAACGACAGCTCCCACGTCTTCCACCCGTGATACCCGATCTTCTTCGCCGGCGCCCCGGAGATCCCCTCGGGGAAGGTGCCGCGTTCCTTCTCGACGAGGAACACCGAGATCCCCCGATGTCGCTTCTCCTCCACCGAGGTGCGGGCGAAGAGAACGATGTAGTCGGCCTGGTCGGCATACGTGCACCACATCTTCGTGCCGTTGATGACCCAATCACCATCGGCATTGCGTTCGGCCTTGCACCGCAGATTCGCGACATCGGACCCGGCCTCGGCCTCGGACAGGGCGAAGGCGCCGAGGTACTCACCGGCAGCGACCTTCGGCAGCAGGCGGGCTTCCTGTTCGGGAGAGAACCCGCCGCCCATCCCGTTTCCGCGAGCCAACAGTCCGGCCACCGACATCCACGCACGTGAGAGCTCCTCGGCCACGAGGCAGTACTCGAACACACCGAGCCCCAGGCCCCCGTACTCTTCGGGGATGAGGATGCCGAAGAAGCCCATCTCCGCCATCTGCTTGACCATCGAATCCGGGAACTGCCCCTCGACGGGGTCGAGCTCGTTGGCGATCGGCAGGACGACATCGCGGACGAACTCGCGGGCGAGCGCCTGAATCTCGAGGCGCTCCTCGGTCATCAGGTGCGGAGTGTCCGGACGCGGACGGGGTTTGTGGGTCATGTTCTTCCCTCGGGTGGAGTGCGTGGTCAGATGGCTAGAGACGAATCGTCCTGGTACGGCACATGTGAGTGTCGCCCTCGACCACTCAGGCCTTGTTCCGGCCGATGAGCTGTTTGGCGATGACGTTCATCTGGATCTCGTTCGTGCCTTCGCCGACGATCATCAGCGGGGCGTCCCGGTAGTAGCGTTCGACGTCGTATTCGGTGGAGTATCCGTAACCGCCATGGACGCGGATGGCGTCGAGGGCCACCTCGGCGGCCATCTCCGAGGCATAGAGCTTCGCCATTCCGGCCTCCATGTCCACACGCGCACCCGAATCATAGGTGCGTGCGGCGTGGAGGACGAGTTGCCGGGCGGCCTCGAGCTTCGTCGCCATCGTGGCGAGCTTGTTGCCCACCGACTGGTGCTTCCAGATCGGCTTGCCCATCGACTCGCGCTCCTGCGAGTACTTCACCGCATCATCGAGCGCCGCCTGCGCAACACCGAGCGACCGGGACGCGACCTGGATGCGGCCGATCTCGAGTCCCTTCATCATCTGCTTGAACCCGACACCCTCGGACCCGCCGAGCAGCTGCGACTGCGGCTGCCTCAGACCGTCGAAGGACAGCTCGCACGTCTCGACTCCCTTGTACCCGAGCTTCGACAGATCCTGGGAGACCGTGAATCCCTCCCCCTTCTCCACGAGGATGATCGAGATGCCCTTATGTCGCGGTTCCGCCTCGGGGTCGGTCTTGCACAGCAGCGCGATGAGGTCGGACTTCCGGGCGTTCGTGATCCACGTCTTCGAGCCATTGATGACGTAATCGTCGCCGTCCTTAGCCGCGATGGTGCGCATCGCCTGCAGGTCGGATCCGCCGCCGGGTTCGGTCAGAGCCATCGTCGCCCGCAGCTCACCCGTGGCCATCCGCGGCAGGTACTGATCCTTCTGCTCATCGGTGCCGTATTCCTGGAGGAGCTTCGCGACGACAGTGTGCCCGCCCATCGCTCCGGCCAGGGACATCCACCCGCGCGCGAGCTCCTGAGTGATGAGCGCATACGCCTCGGTCGAGACCTTGCCCATCCCCCACGGCTCGTCGATGGCGAGCCCGTAGATGCCCATGTCTTTCATCGTCTGGATCCACGCCTCGGGGTATTCGTTGGCGTGCTCGACCTTGTTGACCGATGGCTTGACCTGCTCGTCGATGAATTCGGCGACCAGGTCGATCATCATCTGCTCTTCATTGCTCACTGCCATGTCGAAATCCTCTGTTCGTTCGTCGTTGTCATAGCTCAGTCCAATCGGGTGCCGTCGCGGACCGTGCGGGTGCGGCCGAGGCCGAGCGTCGGCGGACCGGTGCTGTCGAAGAAGTCATTGCCCTTGTCGTCGGTGATGATGAATGCTGGGAAGTCTTCAACGTGGATCTTCCACACCGCTTCCATCCCGAGCTCCTCCATATCGAGGACCTCGACCGAGGTGATGCAATCCTGCGCCAAACGGGCGGCCGGTCCGCCGATCGACCCGAGGTAGAAGCCGCCGAATTCGGCGCAGGAGCTCTTCACCTGCGCGGACCGGTTGCCCTTGCCGAGCATGATCATCGGCCCGCCGGCCTCCTGGAACTGCCGCACATAGGTGTCCATCCGCGACGAGGTGGTCGGACCGAACGACCCCGAAGACATCCCCTCGGGCGTCTTCGCTGGCCCCGCATAGTAGATCGGATGGTCCTTGAAATAGTCGGGAAGCTCCCCACCGGCATCGAGGCGGTCGCGCAGCTCCGCGTGGACGATGTCCCGGGCGACGATGACCGTTCCCGTCAGCGACACTCGGTCGCCGACGGACAGTTCGGACAGCTGCGCCTGCAGGTCCGGCATCGGTCGGTCGAGGTCGATGGCGGTGACATTGCCGGATTCGATCTCCTCGACACGGCCCATCGCGGGCAGGAACCTCGCCGGGTCGTGTTCGAGCTCTTCGATGAACACGCCGCCGGAGTTGATGCGGGCGATGATCTGCCGGTCGGCCGAACAGCTCACGGCGATCGCGATCGGCAGGGACCCGTTGTGGCGGGGCAGCCGGACGACGCGAACATCGTGGCAGAAGTACTTGCCGCCGAACTGGGCGCCGAAGCCGAGGTTCTGCGTGAGTTCGAAGACGGTCTTCTCGAACTCCCGGTCCCGGAATCCGTGTCCCAACTCGGCGTCTCCGGTCTCCGGCAGGTCATCGAGATAATGGGCGCTGGCGAGCTTCGCGGTTTTGAGCGTGAACTCGGCCGACGGTCCGCCGATGACGACAGCCAGATGATAAGGAGGGCAGGCCGCGGTGCCCAGAGTGGAGATCTTCTCCGCGAGGAAGTCAAGCATGGCCGACTCGTTGAGCACGGCCTTCGTCTCCTGGTAGAGGAAGGACTTGTTCGCACTGCCTCCGCCTTTGGCCATGAACAGGAGCTCATAGTCGTCGGCGGGGCTCAGCGCCACTTCGATCTGGGCGGGCAGGTTCGTGCCGGTGTTCGTCTCCTCGAACAGGCTCGTCGGTGCCAGCTGCGAGTACCGGAGGTTGAGCTCCTCGTAGGCACGGCCGATTCCGCGGGACAGGTGCCTGGCGTCGTCGCCGTCGGTGAGCACGTTCGGGCCGCGCTTGGCCGAGACGATCGCCGTGCCCGTGTCCTGACACATCGGCAGGATCTCCCCGGCCGAGACCGCGGCGTTCTGCAGCAGGTCGAGGGCGACGAAGACGTCGTTGTCGCTGGCTTCCGGATCGTCGATGATCGCTCGCAGGCTGGCCAAGTGGTCCGTGCGCAGATAGTGCGAGATCTCTTTGAAGGCCACCTCGGCAAGGTCGGTCAGGGTCTCCGGTGCCACCGTGAGGAACGTGCGCGACGTCCCGGCCACCTCGGTGGTGGTCGTCTCCACTCCCCCGATGTCGAGCCTGCGCATCCGCGGGCCTTCGCCATCGGTGGGCAGCAGGGGCGAGTAGGCGAAGCCGTCGGTATCGGTCCTCGCCGAGGCGGCGCTGCCGTCAGTCGTGCGTGCGGATTCGTCGTCCATCGCTGTCAGATCACCCCGTTGACGCGCAGTTCGCCGATCGCCTCGGCGTCCATTCCCAGTTCGCCGAGGATGGACTCCGAATTCTGCCCCACCGCGGGGATCGGATCCATCCGCGGACCCACCCCGGACATCTCGACCGGGGGCGCGAGCATGGAGATCGGACCGGCGGGGGTCTCGACCTCGTGCCAGCGGTGGCGCTCGGTCAGCTGCGGGTGGTCGGCGATCTCG
Above is a window of Brevibacterium siliguriense DNA encoding:
- a CDS encoding FAS1-like dehydratase domain-containing protein; its protein translation is MSETNLQDWVGRSATATETADGQQAARLATLLGHDGDPAAPLFPLGHWLHFPEDDVPMSELGADGHAALGGFMPPVPLPRRMWAGSKLEFHAPIRPGQAIVRTTTIESITEKTGSTGPLCFVVLRHEITADGTPATTDRHTIVYREATSAPEGSAARPPRADSDAPDGWDWSRSVRPNEVMLFRYSALTFNSHRIHYDHPYVTGVEGYPGLVTHGPLTATLLLDAFMSTHPEVAVTEYRFTAKSPLFANEQIHLVGRESEDRVHELQAVAPGGKTAIAATVTTKN
- a CDS encoding acyl-CoA dehydrogenase family protein, whose protein sequence is MTHKPRPRPDTPHLMTEERLEIQALAREFVRDVVLPIANELDPVEGQFPDSMVKQMAEMGFFGILIPEEYGGLGLGVFEYCLVAEELSRAWMSVAGLLARGNGMGGGFSPEQEARLLPKVAAGEYLGAFALSEAEAGSDVANLRCKAERNADGDWVINGTKMWCTYADQADYIVLFARTSVEEKRHRGISVFLVEKERGTFPEGISGAPAKKIGYHGWKTWELSFDNFVLPADSLLGEEGRGFYQAVSGLEVGRAHTAARSIGLAQAALEDSIKYLKEREQFGHPLADFQHLRFKVADMAAQIEACRQLMYHVCTEIDSGRRCDKEAAMVKYLAGEMSEKVTSEALQIHGGAGYTKDFAVERHWRDARLTKIFEGSSEIQMRIISDELLGR
- a CDS encoding HNH endonuclease; this translates as MNERFTTKAMREALGVSDEHFQRRQRELREDFNWKYLSSKEDPALGDECVLLAYGWWPGEGKRPKQQRVSTKVRRQVFERDGGRCVICGLGSNEKYEDGGTVVLTAGHIRANLHGGSNELSNLQTECRRCNESARADTGGVADPIAVLERVKSLPKAERLEMLDWLSSGQRSRTRLDIAYDSVRLGGPIVREVVLDYLEEVARY
- a CDS encoding acyl-CoA dehydrogenase family protein, yielding MAVSNEEQMMIDLVAEFIDEQVKPSVNKVEHANEYPEAWIQTMKDMGIYGLAIDEPWGMGKVSTEAYALITQELARGWMSLAGAMGGHTVVAKLLQEYGTDEQKDQYLPRMATGELRATMALTEPGGGSDLQAMRTIAAKDGDDYVINGSKTWITNARKSDLIALLCKTDPEAEPRHKGISIILVEKGEGFTVSQDLSKLGYKGVETCELSFDGLRQPQSQLLGGSEGVGFKQMMKGLEIGRIQVASRSLGVAQAALDDAVKYSQERESMGKPIWKHQSVGNKLATMATKLEAARQLVLHAARTYDSGARVDMEAGMAKLYASEMAAEVALDAIRVHGGYGYSTEYDVERYYRDAPLMIVGEGTNEIQMNVIAKQLIGRNKA
- a CDS encoding CoA transferase → MTDTRPAPLTGLKVVEISAFVAAPLGSMTLAQLGADVIRIDPIGGNIDANRWPISDDGTSIYWASLNKGKRSVTLDLKSEEGQKIATQLIAEAGTLITNLPARGWLSYENLKQHREDLLMLRLGGWHDGSPAVDYTVNAASGFPIITGDDERPVNNAVPAWDVAAGLYISNGIMAAELDRRSSGKGQEITLALSDVMLATVGNLGYIAEVQSTGSTRGALGNGLYGAYGQSFECADGRQVMVVVISNKHWRGLGKATGLSEKLEMIGPLLDVDLNTEDGRFEAREAIDAVVRPWFAKHSSEDATRLLAEAGVLVGGFQTFEELVNSDPRCSTENPMLTEIDQPGVGRVLAPRVPLQFGGTPVLDAVPAPQLGKDTDQVLRETVRKG
- a CDS encoding FumA C-terminus/TtdB family hydratase beta subunit, translating into MDDESARTTDGSAASARTDTDGFAYSPLLPTDGEGPRMRRLDIGGVETTTTEVAGTSRTFLTVAPETLTDLAEVAFKEISHYLRTDHLASLRAIIDDPEASDNDVFVALDLLQNAAVSAGEILPMCQDTGTAIVSAKRGPNVLTDGDDARHLSRGIGRAYEELNLRYSQLAPTSLFEETNTGTNLPAQIEVALSPADDYELLFMAKGGGSANKSFLYQETKAVLNESAMLDFLAEKISTLGTAACPPYHLAVVIGGPSAEFTLKTAKLASAHYLDDLPETGDAELGHGFRDREFEKTVFELTQNLGFGAQFGGKYFCHDVRVVRLPRHNGSLPIAIAVSCSADRQIIARINSGGVFIEELEHDPARFLPAMGRVEEIESGNVTAIDLDRPMPDLQAQLSELSVGDRVSLTGTVIVARDIVHAELRDRLDAGGELPDYFKDHPIYYAGPAKTPEGMSSGSFGPTTSSRMDTYVRQFQEAGGPMIMLGKGNRSAQVKSSCAEFGGFYLGSIGGPAARLAQDCITSVEVLDMEELGMEAVWKIHVEDFPAFIITDDKGNDFFDSTGPPTLGLGRTRTVRDGTRLD